A segment of the Rhizobium sp. ZPR4 genome:
CAGCTTCCAGACGCGCGGCCTTCTCCGGATGTGTCAGCAGCCGATGATAGGCGGCCATCATCTCATGGCGCTCTTCCTGCGGGATAGGGGCGATGAAACGCTCCCATTTGTCGGGGAACATCTCTGAGACGCCGAACTGATAATACCAGTCGAGCTCGGCCTTCGTCAGGGTGTAGATGCCACGCACGACCAGCTCGGAAACCCGCTGCGGATGCGTTTCGGAATAGGCGAGCGCCAGCGTCGAGCCCCAGGAGCCGCCGAAAACCAGCCATTTTTCGACGCCGGCCATTTCGCGCAGCCGTTCGATATCGGCAACCAGGTGCCAGGTGGTGTTGGCTTCCAGGCCGGCATGCGGCGTCGATCGCCCACAGCCGCGCTGGTCGAACAGTGTGACGTCATAAAGCGCCGGATCGAACACGCGGCGATGGCTCGGCGAGATACCGCCGCCCGGGCCGCCATGCAGGAAGACGGCGGGCTTGGCACCCGGCGTTCCCACGCGTTCCCAATAGATCACATGACCGTCGCCGACATCGAGACGGCCGGAAGCATAGGGTTCTATCTCCGGATAGAACGTCCGCAGCACCTCGGTCATATTTTCAGCCCTTCCGCCGGCCAGACATCCGTGTCGTGATCGGGATGCTGGAAGGAAATGATCTGCTCCTGCCGCGAATAGAAGTCCGGATCCTGATGGACAGGCTTTTCGAAGATCGTCTCCACCCAGGGCAGGCGGTAGGCATGGTTGACCTGGATCTGCGGAGCGAGATCGTCGCGCTCGTCGAAGACACCGATGGCGATTTCCAGGCCGCCCGGATGGCGGTAGGTCATCGGCGTGCCGCAGTTTTTGCAGAAGCCGCGTTCGATGTTGACGGAGGACTGGAAGTAAGTCGGCTCGCCGCGCGTCCATTCAAGACCATCGCTCGGTGCCGTCACCAGGGCGGAGAAGAAATTGCCGAACTGCTTCTGGCACATGCGGCAATGGCAGATCGACGGGCGGCCAAGCTCGCCGCGGATGCGAAACCGCACCGCGCCGCATTGGCATCCTCCGCTTCTGGTGGCTTCACTCATGGCTCTTCTCCTCTGGCCAGCTTTGGGTATCGTAGTCGGGATGTTGATGATTGGAGAGCTTGATCGATATCGCACGATCCGAGCTATCCTCATCCGGTTCCATCGGCAGCGTATCGAGCACATGGAACCAGGGCATCTTTGCCGCACGGTTCGATTGCGCGACGGGTTGGATCAGCGCCGGCTCATCCAGTGAACCAAGTGTCACATTGATGGAATCCGTGCCGGGCACATCATAGAACAAGGGCGTACCGCAGGTGCCGCAAAAGCCGCGGCGCACAAGATCCGACGAATGAAACCATGTAGCTTCGCCACGCGTCAGCTCGAAATCGGCACGTTTGGCACTACCCAATGGCAGGGCGTAATTGCCAGACGCTTTCTGGCACATGCGGCAATGACAAAGATGCGGATAGCCGAGTGCGCCGGCAGTGCGATAACGAACCGCGCCGCATTGGCATCCACCGCTGTGTCCCGCCGTCATCGTCATTTGCCGCGCTCCGGTGGCCATGTCGCCGTATCGTGATCGGGATGCTGATAGGATACGATCTCCAGCACGAAGGGCGCCTGCTCGGCATCTTCCTCTGTCCGGTGTCCCGGCAGCAGATGCAGCCGGTCGATGAAGCCGATCTTGGCTTCGGTGCCGTATTGCACGACAGGCGGCAGTTGCGATGGATCGTCGAAGGCGCCGGCCGCGACCGCAATGCCATCCGGCGCCTCATAGGTCAGCGGCGTACCGCAATCGCCGCAGAAACCGCGTTTCACATAGTTCGACGATTGGAACACCTTGCGCTCTCCGCGCGTCCATGCGAGCTCGGCACCGCGCGTCGAAACCAGCGGCGCATAATAGGCGCCGAAAGCCTTTTGGCA
Coding sequences within it:
- a CDS encoding GFA family protein; translated protein: MTMTAGHSGGCQCGAVRYRTAGALGYPHLCHCRMCQKASGNYALPLGSAKRADFELTRGEATWFHSSDLVRRGFCGTCGTPLFYDVPGTDSINVTLGSLDEPALIQPVAQSNRAAKMPWFHVLDTLPMEPDEDSSDRAISIKLSNHQHPDYDTQSWPEEKSHE
- the pip gene encoding prolyl aminopeptidase, which codes for MTEVLRTFYPEIEPYASGRLDVGDGHVIYWERVGTPGAKPAVFLHGGPGGGISPSHRRVFDPALYDVTLFDQRGCGRSTPHAGLEANTTWHLVADIERLREMAGVEKWLVFGGSWGSTLALAYSETHPQRVSELVVRGIYTLTKAELDWYYQFGVSEMFPDKWERFIAPIPQEERHEMMAAYHRLLTHPEKAARLEAAKAWSIWEGETITLLPEPTVSAQFEDAEYAHAFARIENHFFVNAGWLEEGQLLRDAHKLKDIPGVIVHGRYDMPCPARYAWALHKAWPKAEFHLIEGAGHASSEPGILDQLIRATDKFAGKI
- a CDS encoding GFA family protein — translated: MSKAYTGGCQCGAVRFRVRGELKDASICHCRMCQKAFGAYYAPLVSTRGAELAWTRGERKVFQSSNYVKRGFCGDCGTPLTYEAPDGIAVAAGAFDDPSQLPPVVQYGTEAKIGFIDRLHLLPGHRTEEDAEQAPFVLEIVSYQHPDHDTATWPPERGK
- a CDS encoding GFA family protein, whose protein sequence is MSEATRSGGCQCGAVRFRIRGELGRPSICHCRMCQKQFGNFFSALVTAPSDGLEWTRGEPTYFQSSVNIERGFCKNCGTPMTYRHPGGLEIAIGVFDERDDLAPQIQVNHAYRLPWVETIFEKPVHQDPDFYSRQEQIISFQHPDHDTDVWPAEGLKI